In the Anastrepha obliqua isolate idAnaObli1 chromosome 1, idAnaObli1_1.0, whole genome shotgun sequence genome, one interval contains:
- the LOC129248151 gene encoding uncharacterized protein LOC129248151: MHHIDADKALAIFIQTEMSKYQYQVLRQGLKKEGHDILPPYSKILDAKKRCYPESMTITDTSASIDLQELIDHTAKRLLHSMTEDEIAEIDDESLIMYSKWGCDGASGQCEYSQKLGDKELCDSNLFMTSIVPLNLSCRINNNVVWKNERPSSTRYCRCIQFQFAKETPEKIRAEKNRVDAEIAQIQDSVVDIRNRVFKVRHEFFFTMLDGKTAQAVTETPASSSCFICLATTSQMNCLEKIKARPINPEAIKFGMSPLHARIKFMEYILHIAYNLPIIMNLRRKLDLD; the protein is encoded by the exons ATGCACCATATCGACGCTGACAAAGCACTTGCTATATTTATACAAACGGAAATGTCGAAATACCAATACCAAGTTTTGAGACAAGGTTTAAAAAAAGAGGGCCACGACATTCTTCCTCCTTATAGTAAGATTTTGGATGCGAAGAAAAGGTGTTATCCTGAAAGCATGACAATTACGGATACTTCAGCGtctattgatttacaagaacttATAGACCACACAGCAAAGCGGCTGCTTCATTCGATGACTGAGGATGAAATCGCTGAAATTGACGATGAATCATTAATAATGTATTCTAAATGGGGTTGTGATGGTGCGTCTGGACAATGCGAATACAGCCAAAAACTTGGTGATAAAGAGTTATGTGATTCTAATCTATTTATGACATCAATAGTGCCATTAAATTTGTCCTGTCGAATAAACAACAACGTAGTATGGAAAAACGAACGTCCTTCTTCTACGAGATATTGTCGATGTATCCAATTTCAATTCGCAAAGGAAACCCCTGAAAAGATTCGAGCTGAAAAAAATAGAGTAGATGCGGAAATCGCACAAATACAAGATTCAGTTGTTGATATACGAAATCGAGTTTTTAAAGTTCGGCATGAGTTTTTCTTTACAATGTTGGATGGCAAAACGGCTCAAGCTGTAACCGAAACTCCTGCATCTTCTTCTTGCTTCATATGTCTCGCAACCACATCTCAAATGAAttgcttagaaaaaattaaagctcgGCCTATAAATCCTGAAGCTATCAAATTTGGTATGTCTCCTTTACACGCGCGTATCAAATTTATggaatacattttacatatagCATATAACTTACCAATAAT AATGAATTTGCGGAGAAAACTGGACTTAGATTAG